A single genomic interval of Nonomuraea rubra harbors:
- a CDS encoding L,D-transpeptidase, which yields MRNSGTILISTCTVGLLLAAGCASEPIAGPPAKQQAPAPPPKLSITPVDGAKRVPPDTGIGVRVTDGKVTGLIVADAKGHVVGGSLGADGTWRPRWPLKPSTSYTVRAQATGADGRQVVTRRAAFTTLKPKQVLETGMSPLNGEKVGVGMPIQLLLSKPVSEQKDRAAVERSLTVHMSKPVEGAWSWVSDREVQFRPREYWPAGERVTVVAHLAGLRIGENVWGAKDRTVKFTVGQEHITTIRNKAHRAIVRKNGEVVKTIPVSLGKPGFESYSGTMIAQEKAPDFLMDSATVGMPGEYLHHTKWNVRMTYSGMFFHAAPWSTGAQGRRNVSHGCVNASMDNARWFYNFTRRGDIIEVVGTSRRLRFGNGPTPWAKTWQEWLAGSALGTSTDA from the coding sequence ATGCGGAACAGCGGCACCATTCTCATCAGCACCTGCACCGTGGGGCTGCTCCTGGCCGCCGGGTGCGCCTCGGAGCCCATCGCCGGGCCGCCGGCGAAGCAGCAGGCGCCGGCACCGCCGCCCAAGCTGTCGATCACGCCGGTCGACGGCGCGAAGCGGGTTCCGCCCGACACCGGGATCGGTGTCCGGGTCACCGACGGCAAGGTCACCGGGCTGATCGTCGCCGACGCCAAGGGGCATGTGGTCGGCGGCAGCCTGGGCGCGGACGGGACGTGGCGGCCCCGATGGCCGTTGAAGCCGTCGACCTCGTACACGGTGCGGGCGCAGGCCACCGGGGCCGACGGCAGGCAGGTGGTCACGAGGCGGGCCGCGTTCACCACGCTCAAGCCGAAGCAGGTGCTGGAGACCGGCATGTCACCGCTGAACGGCGAGAAGGTCGGCGTCGGCATGCCGATCCAGCTCCTGCTGTCGAAGCCGGTGAGCGAGCAGAAGGACCGGGCCGCGGTCGAGCGGTCGCTGACGGTGCACATGTCCAAGCCGGTGGAGGGGGCCTGGAGCTGGGTGAGCGATCGGGAGGTGCAGTTCCGGCCGCGCGAGTACTGGCCGGCCGGGGAGCGGGTCACGGTGGTCGCCCATCTGGCCGGACTGCGGATCGGGGAGAACGTGTGGGGCGCCAAGGACCGTACCGTGAAGTTCACCGTCGGCCAGGAGCACATCACCACGATCCGCAACAAGGCGCACCGGGCGATCGTGCGCAAGAACGGCGAGGTCGTCAAGACCATCCCGGTCAGCCTGGGCAAGCCGGGCTTCGAGAGCTACTCCGGCACGATGATCGCCCAGGAGAAGGCGCCCGACTTCCTCATGGACTCGGCCACGGTCGGCATGCCGGGCGAGTACCTCCACCACACCAAGTGGAACGTCCGGATGACGTACAGCGGCATGTTCTTCCACGCCGCGCCGTGGTCGACGGGCGCGCAGGGGCGCCGCAACGTCAGCCACGGATGCGTGAACGCCAGCATGGACAACGCCCGCTGGTTCTACAACTTCACCCGGCGGGGCGACATCATCGAGGTCGTGGGGACGTCGCGCAGGCTCCGGTTCGGCAACGGGCCGACGCCGTGGGCCAAGACGTGGCAGGAGTGGCTGGCGGGCAGCGCCCTCGGCACCTCCACCGACGCCTGA
- a CDS encoding haloalkane dehalogenase, translated as MPIQHVLDSTMSYRELGSGAPIVFLHGNPTSSHLWRDVMPAVGQGRRLAPDLIGMGDSGKPAIDYTYADQARYLDAWFDALDLDDVLLVGHDWGGALASDWAARHPDRVRGIAFTEAIVKPMTWEEFPEGGRPLFRAIKTEGVGETMMLDDNAFLRGLPGSVVAPMADEDAQAYLRPYPTRESRLPLLRWARSMPLDGEPADVVERIEAFGRWLATSPEVPKLLIGFRPGPGSMWTPETIEWCRATIASLEVVEREEVAGHHTPEDHPKVIAAAIADWMATF; from the coding sequence ATGCCCATCCAGCACGTGCTCGACTCCACCATGTCCTACCGGGAGCTCGGCTCGGGCGCGCCGATCGTGTTCCTGCACGGCAACCCCACCTCCTCCCACCTCTGGCGCGACGTCATGCCCGCCGTCGGCCAGGGCCGCCGCCTGGCCCCCGACCTGATCGGGATGGGTGACTCGGGCAAGCCCGCCATCGACTACACCTACGCCGACCAGGCCCGCTACCTGGACGCCTGGTTCGACGCCCTCGACCTGGACGACGTGCTGCTCGTCGGCCACGACTGGGGCGGCGCCCTCGCCTCCGACTGGGCCGCCCGCCACCCGGACCGGGTCCGCGGCATCGCCTTCACCGAGGCCATCGTCAAGCCGATGACCTGGGAGGAGTTCCCCGAAGGCGGCCGGCCGCTGTTCCGGGCGATCAAGACGGAGGGCGTCGGGGAGACCATGATGCTCGACGACAACGCCTTCCTGCGCGGCCTGCCGGGCAGCGTCGTCGCGCCGATGGCCGACGAGGACGCGCAGGCGTACCTGCGGCCGTACCCGACGAGGGAGAGCAGGCTGCCGCTGCTGCGCTGGGCGCGCTCGATGCCGCTGGACGGCGAGCCCGCCGACGTGGTGGAAAGGATCGAGGCGTTCGGCCGGTGGCTGGCCACCAGCCCCGAGGTGCCGAAGCTGCTGATCGGCTTCCGCCCGGGCCCCGGCTCGATGTGGACGCCGGAGACCATCGAATGGTGCCGCGCCACCATCGCCTCCCTGGAGGTCGTGGAGCGCGAGGAGGTCGCGGGCCACCACACCCCGGAGGACCACCCCAAGGTCATCGCCGCGGCCATCGCGGACTGGATGGCCACGTTCTAA
- a CDS encoding serine hydrolase domain-containing protein: MTGHQPRPSRRTALGLLGAVPLTVSGVPAAAAATGSGGIPAGLRPGGAFDRYIKDLAERDQFSGTVLLAHRGRHVLARSYGMADKDRRIPNELNTIYALASASKPFTGLAVVQLAQQGRLRFHDKVGDHLDGFPAEIAEHVTVHQMLTHTSGMTDPTNDAPEPHVFTSVEERTRHLAARARSQRLRFTPGTRKEYSSMGYEVLGELVAAVSGQPFHEYVREHVFERAGMADSAYYTRTEWLADERIAHPYMLQEDGSRADGVRHLDKGGISGVKGSNSARAFIGSGGGNGFATAPDLVRFALALQRDELLKRAYTELYVNAKVSGPPLRQGGPVDPRRGEAFHAYGPTASIYNDRRYISHGGGIAGGSTNWSIYLDLDWVAVVLCNYDLQIEPIIQEERSRITA; encoded by the coding sequence ATGACCGGACACCAGCCCCGGCCGTCAAGACGGACCGCGCTCGGCCTGCTCGGAGCCGTCCCCCTGACGGTGAGCGGCGTGCCGGCCGCCGCCGCGGCCACCGGCTCCGGCGGGATCCCGGCCGGCCTGCGCCCCGGCGGCGCGTTCGACCGCTACATCAAGGACCTGGCCGAGCGCGACCAGTTCTCCGGGACGGTGCTGCTGGCGCACCGCGGCCGGCACGTGCTGGCCCGCTCGTACGGCATGGCCGACAAAGACCGGCGCATCCCCAACGAGCTGAACACCATCTACGCCCTCGCCTCGGCCTCCAAGCCCTTCACCGGCCTGGCCGTCGTGCAGCTCGCCCAGCAGGGCAGGCTCAGGTTCCACGACAAGGTCGGCGACCACCTGGACGGCTTCCCTGCGGAGATCGCCGAGCACGTCACCGTCCACCAGATGCTCACGCACACGTCCGGCATGACCGACCCCACCAACGACGCGCCGGAACCGCACGTCTTCACAAGTGTCGAGGAGCGGACCCGCCACCTCGCCGCGCGCGCCAGGTCACAGCGGCTGCGCTTCACCCCCGGCACGCGCAAGGAGTACTCCAGCATGGGGTACGAGGTGCTCGGCGAGCTGGTGGCCGCGGTGTCCGGGCAGCCGTTCCACGAGTACGTCCGGGAGCACGTCTTCGAGCGGGCGGGCATGGCGGACTCCGCCTACTACACCAGGACCGAGTGGCTGGCCGACGAGCGCATCGCGCACCCGTACATGCTGCAGGAGGACGGCTCGCGCGCCGACGGCGTGCGCCATCTGGACAAGGGCGGCATCAGCGGGGTGAAGGGCAGCAACTCGGCGCGCGCGTTCATCGGCTCCGGCGGCGGGAACGGCTTCGCCACCGCGCCCGACCTGGTGCGGTTCGCGCTGGCGCTGCAGCGGGACGAGCTGCTCAAGCGCGCCTACACCGAGCTGTACGTGAACGCGAAGGTCTCGGGCCCGCCCCTGCGGCAGGGCGGGCCGGTGGATCCGCGCCGCGGGGAGGCGTTCCACGCGTACGGGCCGACCGCGTCCATCTACAACGACCGGCGCTACATCTCGCACGGCGGCGGCATCGCGGGCGGCTCGACGAACTGGAGCATCTACCTCGACCTCGACTGGGTCGCGGTCGTCCTGTGCAACTACGACCTGCAGATCGAGCCGATCATCCAGGAGGAGCGCAGCCGGATCACCGCGTGA
- a CDS encoding TetR/AcrR family transcriptional regulator, giving the protein MTDSKRAGKRERLAGAAVRVLHEQGVEKTTLADIARVADVPVGNVYYYFKTKDQLIEAAIEEHGHHLDAVIEALERLGTPQERLKALVQGWIGESDLTARYGCPTGTLAAELDKRDDGLDRAVAKVMGRLLDWVEGQFAAMGRADARELAVALFAAYQGVALLTNTFRDPGLLETEGHRLERWIDSLAPALA; this is encoded by the coding sequence GTGACTGACTCAAAACGGGCGGGGAAGCGGGAGCGGCTGGCCGGCGCCGCCGTACGGGTGCTCCACGAGCAGGGCGTCGAGAAGACCACCCTGGCCGACATCGCGCGCGTGGCCGACGTGCCCGTGGGCAACGTCTACTACTACTTCAAGACCAAGGACCAGCTCATCGAGGCGGCCATCGAGGAGCACGGCCACCACCTCGACGCCGTGATCGAGGCCCTGGAACGGCTCGGCACGCCACAGGAGCGGCTCAAGGCGCTGGTCCAGGGGTGGATCGGGGAGAGCGACCTCACCGCCCGGTACGGCTGCCCGACCGGCACCCTCGCCGCCGAGCTGGACAAGCGCGACGACGGCCTCGACCGGGCCGTCGCCAAGGTCATGGGGCGGCTGCTCGACTGGGTGGAGGGCCAGTTCGCGGCCATGGGGCGGGCCGACGCGCGGGAGCTGGCGGTGGCGCTGTTCGCCGCGTACCAGGGGGTCGCGCTGCTGACCAACACCTTCCGCGACCCCGGCCTCCTGGAGACGGAGGGGCACCGGCTGGAACGCTGGATCGACTCGCTCGCGCCCGCCCTCGCCTGA
- a CDS encoding epoxide hydrolase family protein, translating into MVTIHPFRIEIPQQDLDDLRARLAMTRWQDQLPGTGWERGVPAGYLRELAEYWRTGYDWRAHEARLNELPHYTTTIDGQRLHFVHVRSARADALPLMLLHGWPGTFVEFLDVIEPLSRDFHLVIPSLPGFGFSTPLSAPGWDAARSARAFTELMARLGYPRYGVQGGDAGAFIAPDMGKHAPDHVVGIHLNAALTFPIGQDGEMDGLSEEERARWSAMENMNDGYLQTQSKRPQTVSYGLHDSPVGQLAWIMEKFKELTEPVAGLPEESLDRDLMLTNVTIYWLTGTAGSSAQFYYENMSGAAWDAAGETGDSGAWGVTEDSADGSAGWAGAEGGAGGWAAAARGTVPTGVLVSKACDVTIRSWAERDHNIVHWAEYDKGGHFFAAEQPALFAEDVTTFFTKLR; encoded by the coding sequence ATCGTGACAATTCACCCGTTCCGGATCGAGATCCCGCAGCAGGACCTGGACGACCTGCGTGCCCGCCTGGCCATGACCCGCTGGCAGGACCAGCTTCCGGGCACCGGCTGGGAGCGCGGCGTCCCCGCCGGCTACCTCAGGGAGCTGGCCGAGTACTGGCGCACCGGCTACGACTGGCGCGCCCACGAGGCCAGGCTCAACGAACTGCCCCACTACACCACCACGATCGACGGCCAGCGCCTGCACTTCGTGCACGTCCGCTCGGCGCGCGCCGACGCGCTGCCGCTCATGCTGCTGCACGGGTGGCCCGGCACGTTCGTGGAGTTCCTGGACGTCATCGAGCCGCTCTCGCGCGACTTCCACCTGGTCATCCCGTCACTGCCCGGCTTCGGCTTCTCCACCCCGCTCTCCGCGCCCGGCTGGGACGCCGCCCGCTCCGCCCGCGCGTTCACCGAGCTGATGGCCCGGCTCGGCTACCCCCGCTACGGCGTGCAGGGCGGGGACGCCGGCGCCTTCATCGCGCCCGACATGGGCAAGCACGCCCCCGACCACGTCGTCGGCATCCACCTCAACGCGGCGCTCACCTTCCCCATCGGCCAGGACGGGGAGATGGACGGGCTGTCGGAGGAGGAGCGGGCGCGCTGGTCGGCCATGGAGAACATGAACGACGGCTACCTCCAGACGCAGTCCAAACGGCCGCAGACGGTGTCGTACGGGCTGCACGACTCGCCGGTGGGGCAGCTGGCGTGGATCATGGAGAAGTTCAAGGAGCTGACGGAGCCCGTGGCTGGGTTGCCGGAGGAGTCGCTCGATCGCGACCTCATGCTCACGAATGTGACCATCTACTGGCTGACGGGGACGGCGGGGTCGTCGGCGCAGTTCTACTACGAGAACATGAGCGGCGCGGCTTGGGACGCCGCCGGCGAGACGGGCGACTCCGGGGCGTGGGGTGTCACGGAAGACTCCGCGGACGGCTCCGCGGGCTGGGCGGGGGCCGAGGGCGGTGCGGGCGGCTGGGCCGCCGCTGCCCGGGGCACCGTCCCCACGGGGGTGCTCGTGTCCAAGGCGTGCGACGTCACGATCCGCTCCTGGGCCGAACGTGACCACAACATCGTGCACTGGGCCGAATACGACAAGGGCGGGCACTTCTTCGCCGCCGAACAGCCCGCCCTCTTCGCTGAAGACGTCACGACCTTCTTCACCAAGCTCCGCTGA
- a CDS encoding DUF6185 family protein, whose amino-acid sequence MLRRLRRGVSPVRIRVAARRIRDTRQGRGPWRPWEKALLASCLLSALALAGTAMALFDTTVDHPASPPDCQPAVLAEARMTAELTVVADNVDIPLIRSRFTVSMPVNWSWAGGVLGHPESAGYRRAMRCLFGAAEGERHRPWEERRRLPRVEIGGSTVTVADEVETYVSSADTATALGPWRTDLNATTWTLALAAPQALNRATWERIEVRLPADWPTGSELTPDTARAGVLTWTDKTALREQPVLALTPDFQARAVVAMSKIPGSTVTFAMEHLSYAGVLAWALVVVRRAREEEPWRAEHPRRSAGSDSRRYLAAASGRAHRILLLQVGVSLAIVADMVVYDGLTSAGILDLEPWNSVYNVLDVLLWAFLIISVAGLSAFRIRPRSAVLMTFAPFVAGVLGFPLSGYVITLVVVMTVLQLFHAMRARPLDEQAGPVPRWVALGGIAITTAAAAVFVNHYAQRLPHWNWLDHDVEPFDEVINGTAWHAWDVALILTDLLAAVTIVAVIAQLHARTAVRGPLATGRDLALVSWVFAAATFDWTDSLLGTSLPLSAVVAGLVLWLALTCTRPWAPLNRPGIRAAVERLPGTPLQKHAELLEEARRRYRQPRDEQDEQHEPASGIDHVRLVFALGPHHDPWRTARFAAAVTGALGGVPAIWFLYTELSTPFWSFAGGQALGGLRVPALILEEILFWSVPGLLLGLLWRHLPGRAGAVKVLPIAVSYLVAALGHQVVSRIFGQDLAVWTVQRSLLVWGVLSVAAIAIDVKTVRLLERRPTTTRHDLAALYGVVGWPVRLTGVLPQVVAIALMIYVVLQPDAGLVQSDPLQVFKRAGGAP is encoded by the coding sequence ATGCTCCGCCGCCTGCGTAGGGGTGTGTCCCCGGTACGGATCCGGGTCGCCGCCCGCCGGATCCGGGACACCAGACAGGGGAGGGGCCCGTGGAGACCATGGGAGAAGGCCCTCCTGGCGTCCTGCCTGCTGTCCGCGCTCGCCCTGGCGGGGACGGCGATGGCGCTCTTCGACACGACCGTGGACCACCCGGCCAGCCCTCCGGACTGCCAGCCGGCCGTCCTGGCGGAGGCGAGGATGACGGCCGAGCTGACGGTGGTGGCCGACAACGTGGACATCCCCTTGATCCGCAGCCGTTTCACCGTCTCGATGCCGGTCAACTGGTCGTGGGCCGGCGGCGTGCTGGGCCACCCGGAGTCGGCCGGGTACCGGCGGGCCATGCGCTGCCTGTTCGGGGCCGCCGAGGGTGAGCGGCACCGGCCCTGGGAGGAGCGGCGGCGCCTGCCCAGGGTGGAGATCGGCGGCTCGACCGTGACGGTCGCCGACGAGGTGGAGACGTACGTGAGCAGCGCCGACACGGCCACGGCCCTCGGCCCCTGGCGTACGGACCTGAACGCCACCACGTGGACGCTCGCCCTCGCCGCCCCTCAGGCGCTGAACCGGGCGACCTGGGAGCGGATCGAGGTACGGCTGCCCGCGGATTGGCCCACCGGCTCGGAGCTAACCCCGGACACGGCCCGGGCCGGCGTCCTGACCTGGACGGACAAGACCGCGCTCCGCGAGCAACCGGTCCTCGCCCTGACGCCTGACTTCCAGGCCCGCGCGGTGGTGGCCATGTCGAAGATCCCGGGCAGCACGGTGACCTTCGCCATGGAACACCTTTCGTACGCGGGCGTGCTGGCCTGGGCGCTGGTGGTGGTCCGGCGGGCGCGCGAGGAGGAGCCCTGGCGGGCCGAGCACCCACGGCGATCGGCCGGATCCGACAGCAGGCGGTACCTGGCGGCCGCCTCCGGCCGGGCGCATCGCATCCTCCTGCTGCAGGTCGGGGTGTCGCTCGCCATCGTCGCCGACATGGTCGTCTACGACGGGCTGACCAGCGCGGGGATCCTGGACCTGGAGCCGTGGAACAGCGTGTACAACGTGCTCGACGTGCTCCTGTGGGCGTTCCTGATCATCTCGGTGGCGGGGCTGAGCGCGTTCCGCATCCGCCCGCGGTCGGCCGTGCTGATGACCTTCGCGCCCTTCGTCGCCGGCGTGTTGGGATTCCCGCTGAGCGGCTACGTCATCACCCTGGTGGTCGTCATGACCGTGCTCCAGCTGTTCCACGCCATGCGCGCCCGCCCCCTCGACGAGCAGGCCGGACCGGTCCCGCGCTGGGTGGCGCTCGGCGGAATCGCGATCACGACCGCGGCTGCCGCCGTCTTCGTCAACCACTACGCGCAGCGTCTGCCCCACTGGAACTGGCTCGACCACGACGTGGAGCCCTTCGACGAGGTCATCAACGGCACCGCCTGGCATGCCTGGGACGTGGCGCTGATCCTCACCGACCTGCTCGCCGCCGTCACCATCGTCGCCGTGATCGCCCAGCTCCACGCCAGGACCGCCGTACGCGGGCCGCTCGCGACCGGGCGTGACCTCGCGCTCGTCAGCTGGGTCTTCGCGGCCGCCACGTTCGACTGGACGGACAGCCTGCTGGGGACCTCGTTGCCGCTGTCCGCGGTCGTGGCCGGGCTCGTCCTGTGGCTCGCGCTGACCTGCACCCGGCCGTGGGCGCCGCTCAACAGGCCCGGCATCCGCGCCGCCGTGGAACGGCTGCCGGGCACGCCGCTCCAGAAGCACGCCGAACTGCTGGAGGAGGCGCGCAGGCGATACCGTCAGCCGCGGGATGAGCAGGACGAGCAGCACGAACCCGCGAGCGGCATCGACCACGTACGCCTGGTCTTCGCGCTCGGGCCCCACCATGATCCCTGGCGGACGGCCCGCTTCGCCGCCGCCGTCACCGGCGCGCTGGGCGGCGTTCCCGCGATCTGGTTCCTGTACACCGAGCTCAGCACGCCGTTCTGGAGCTTCGCCGGCGGGCAGGCCCTCGGCGGGCTGCGCGTACCCGCGCTGATCCTCGAAGAGATCCTCTTCTGGTCCGTCCCGGGCCTGCTGCTGGGCCTGTTGTGGCGGCATCTGCCCGGACGGGCCGGCGCGGTCAAGGTCCTGCCGATCGCCGTGAGCTACCTCGTCGCCGCGCTCGGGCACCAGGTGGTCTCGCGGATCTTCGGCCAGGACCTCGCCGTCTGGACGGTGCAACGCTCGCTCCTCGTCTGGGGGGTGCTGTCCGTGGCGGCCATCGCGATCGACGTCAAGACCGTGCGCCTGCTCGAACGCCGGCCCACGACCACGAGGCACGATCTCGCCGCCCTCTACGGGGTCGTGGGCTGGCCGGTGCGCCTGACCGGCGTGCTGCCGCAGGTGGTCGCGATCGCGCTGATGATCTATGTCGTCCTGCAGCCGGACGCCGGCCTGGTGCAGAGCGACCCTCTGCAGGTGTTCAAGCGCGCAGGCGGGGCGCCCTGA
- a CDS encoding NmrA family NAD(P)-binding protein, translating to MTILVTGATGTVGRRIVGQLAERGVPVRALTRNPGKAAFPAGVEVACGDLTSLETLAPALEGVTGLHLITFGGDDYAPLENGPELVELAAKAGVTRVSVLSSFDETSVEAALRAGGLGWTQLLCMEFMANAFDWTASVREEGVVRVFGNHPGAVVHEADIAAVAVAALVEEGHAGETYVVTGPEALTPEERVRLLGAAIGREIRFEEQSEEEYRASMRAAGVGDDLIEFGVRLGAEPMEAASVVAPTVERVTGRPGRTFAQWAAENAAAFRI from the coding sequence ATGACGATTCTCGTGACCGGCGCCACGGGGACTGTGGGGCGCCGGATCGTGGGGCAGCTCGCCGAGCGGGGCGTGCCCGTACGGGCGCTGACCAGGAACCCCGGCAAGGCCGCGTTCCCCGCCGGGGTCGAGGTGGCCTGCGGCGACCTGACCTCGCTCGAGACGCTGGCCCCGGCGCTGGAGGGTGTGACCGGGCTGCATCTGATCACGTTCGGGGGCGATGACTACGCGCCGCTGGAGAACGGGCCCGAGCTGGTGGAGCTGGCGGCGAAGGCCGGCGTGACGCGCGTCAGCGTGCTGAGCAGCTTCGACGAGACCTCCGTCGAGGCGGCGCTGCGGGCCGGTGGGCTGGGGTGGACGCAGCTGTTGTGCATGGAGTTCATGGCCAACGCGTTCGACTGGACCGCGTCCGTCCGGGAGGAGGGCGTGGTGCGGGTCTTCGGCAACCACCCGGGGGCCGTGGTGCACGAGGCGGACATTGCCGCCGTGGCCGTCGCCGCGCTGGTCGAGGAGGGGCACGCGGGGGAGACGTACGTGGTGACCGGGCCCGAGGCGCTGACGCCGGAGGAGCGGGTGCGGCTGCTCGGGGCGGCCATCGGGCGGGAGATCCGGTTCGAGGAGCAGAGCGAGGAGGAGTACCGGGCCTCCATGCGGGCGGCGGGGGTGGGTGACGACCTGATCGAGTTCGGGGTCAGGCTCGGCGCCGAGCCGATGGAGGCCGCCTCCGTCGTGGCGCCGACCGTGGAACGGGTCACGGGCCGTCCGGGGCGCACGTTCGCCCAGTGGGCCGCCGAAAACGCCGCCGCATTCCGTATTTAA
- a CDS encoding pyridoxamine 5'-phosphate oxidase family protein: MSGRPPRAAEDFLAEPLVATLTTLRPDGSPHVAPVRFTWDREAGLARVLTVATSRKARNLTGTPGTGIPGTGIPGTGIPGTGRVALCQVAGFRWITLEGRATVSADPRRIAEAARRYTRRYLSPPPDPPGRVVIEIAVDHFLYLNL; encoded by the coding sequence GTGAGCGGGCGCCCGCCGCGGGCGGCGGAGGACTTCCTGGCCGAGCCGCTGGTGGCGACCCTGACCACGCTGCGGCCCGATGGATCCCCGCACGTGGCGCCCGTCCGCTTCACCTGGGACCGGGAGGCGGGCCTGGCCCGCGTGCTGACCGTCGCCACCTCCCGCAAGGCCCGCAACCTCACCGGCACCCCCGGCACCGGCATCCCAGGCACCGGCATCCCAGGCACCGGCATCCCAGGCACCGGCAGGGTGGCGCTCTGCCAGGTGGCGGGGTTCCGCTGGATCACCCTGGAGGGCCGGGCCACAGTGTCGGCGGACCCGCGCCGGATCGCCGAGGCCGCCCGCCGCTACACCCGCCGCTACCTGTCACCACCGCCCGACCCGCCCGGCCGGGTCGTGATCGAGATCGCGGTGGACCACTTCCTGTACCTGAACCTCTGA
- a CDS encoding SDR family oxidoreductase codes for MFVVTGATGNVGGELVRLLAAAGERVTAVSRRPGPLPEGVRHSAGDLGDPASLKAAFDGAGALFLLVAGHEPHAVLEAAKAGGVERVVLLSSQGAGTRPGLYGHPAAFEEAVRGSGLDWTILRPGGFASNALAWAEPIRAHRTAAAPFADVALPVIDPADIAEVASVVLRRDGHAGRTYVLTGPQPVTPRERAAAIGQAIGAQVRFVEQSRQEARAQMLGFMPEQAVEGTLTILGTPTEEERRVSPDVERLLGRAPRPFATWATRNLAAFQ; via the coding sequence ATGTTCGTAGTCACGGGTGCCACCGGGAATGTCGGAGGCGAGCTGGTCCGGCTGCTCGCCGCGGCGGGGGAGCGGGTCACCGCGGTGTCCCGGAGGCCCGGGCCGTTGCCGGAAGGTGTCCGGCACAGCGCCGGTGACCTGGGCGATCCCGCGAGCTTGAAGGCCGCCTTCGACGGGGCCGGCGCGCTGTTCCTGCTCGTGGCCGGGCACGAGCCGCATGCCGTCCTGGAGGCGGCGAAGGCCGGGGGCGTCGAGCGCGTCGTCCTGCTCTCCTCGCAGGGCGCGGGGACCCGGCCGGGCCTGTACGGGCATCCCGCCGCCTTCGAGGAGGCCGTGCGCGGGTCGGGGCTGGACTGGACGATCCTGCGGCCGGGCGGCTTCGCCTCCAACGCCCTGGCCTGGGCCGAGCCGATCCGTGCGCACCGCACGGCCGCCGCGCCGTTCGCCGACGTCGCCCTGCCCGTCATCGACCCGGCCGACATCGCCGAGGTCGCCTCCGTGGTGCTGCGCCGGGACGGGCACGCCGGGCGTACGTACGTGCTCACCGGCCCGCAGCCCGTCACCCCGCGCGAGCGGGCAGCCGCGATCGGGCAGGCGATCGGCGCGCAGGTGCGCTTCGTCGAGCAGAGCAGGCAGGAGGCCCGCGCGCAGATGCTGGGCTTCATGCCCGAGCAGGCCGTCGAGGGCACCCTCACCATCCTCGGCACGCCGACGGAGGAGGAGCGGCGGGTCAGCCCGGACGTGGAACGCCTCCTGGGCCGCGCCCCACGCCCCTTCGCCACCTGGGCCACCCGCAACCTCGCGGCCTTCCAGTGA
- a CDS encoding TetR family transcriptional regulator, protein MAFTERSAATRNAILSAARKLLVERGYEAMTIRAVASLVGVDPSMVMRYYGSKAGLFNAAVDVDLQLDRLGRPPRERLGELVVRHFVSRWEGEQADDVLILLLRSASTNPMAAERMREVFATQVTALVSRLTGAPDAELRAALTATQLLGLALTRYVLRFPPLVEADADTLARDIGPVVQHYLTGGAQPLTR, encoded by the coding sequence ATGGCTTTCACCGAGAGATCGGCAGCCACCCGGAACGCCATCCTCTCGGCCGCCAGGAAGCTGCTCGTCGAGCGCGGTTACGAGGCGATGACGATCCGGGCGGTCGCCTCGCTGGTCGGCGTGGACCCGTCCATGGTCATGCGCTACTACGGCAGCAAGGCCGGGCTGTTCAACGCGGCCGTGGACGTGGACCTGCAGCTCGACAGGCTCGGCCGGCCGCCGCGCGAGCGGCTGGGCGAGCTGGTCGTGCGGCACTTCGTGTCCCGCTGGGAAGGCGAGCAGGCCGACGACGTGCTGATCCTCCTGTTGCGCTCGGCCAGCACGAACCCGATGGCCGCCGAGCGCATGCGCGAGGTGTTCGCGACGCAGGTCACCGCGCTCGTGTCCCGCCTGACGGGGGCGCCCGACGCCGAGCTGCGCGCCGCGCTCACCGCCACCCAGCTCCTCGGGCTGGCTCTGACCCGGTACGTGCTGCGGTTCCCGCCCCTGGTGGAAGCCGATGCCGACACGCTCGCCCGCGACATCGGGCCGGTGGTGCAGCACTACCTGACGGGCGGCGCGCAGCCGCTCACGCGGTGA